Below is a window of Verrucomicrobiota bacterium DNA.
GCATCATACATCATGAGGACTACCATTGATATTGAGTCTCCTATTCTAGAGGAGTTGAAAAGAGTCCAGCAAGAGGAGGGCGTGTCCCTGGGGAAATTGGCATCCCGTCTCTTGGCAGACGCCTTGGCTTTTCGTAATAACAGAACAACGGGACCGGCTAGGCTTGTATGGAATACCGGTCGCATGGGAGCGCTAATTGATCTTAGCGATAAGGATGCTGTGTATCGAATTTTGGATAAACAATGAGCTATTCGATTGATACGAATATCCTCCTCTATGCTTCTGATCAGGAGTCGGTTCACCATCAAAAAGCGAAGCAATTCATGGAGAGCAGGGGAGATGACCCGGATTTGCTTTGCCTGACTTGGGGCATCCTCATGGGCTACCAGAGAATAGCAACCCACCCCTCTATTTTCAGAAACCCGCTAAGTGCCCAACAGGCTTGGGAAAATGTAGAAAGCCTCTTGTCTCTCCCGCGTTGCCGAGTGACCGGCGAGCAGGAGGGATTCGCGGGGGAATACGCCCAGTTATCCAACTTGGTTGGGGTGAAGGGAAATCTTGTCCCCGATGCACACCTGGCTGTGATTCTAAAACAGCATGGCGTTTTGAGAATTTACACTGCCGATTCAGACTTCCGGAAGTTCGACTTCATGGAAGTGATCAACCCCTTGAGTGGCAACTAATCCGTTCCACTTATCCGACGGTTTCATTACTCATTCAGGTTTCAACTTTCAGGTTTCATCCTTCTCTCTATGATCAAATTCCCTACTAAAATCCATGACGCCTTCCTCCTCAAGCCCAAGGTCTTCGGCGACGCCCGAGGCTTCTTCCTCGAGTCGTGGAATAGGGACACCTTCCGGGACCTTGGCATCGATGCCGACTTTGTGCAGGACAACCATAGCCGCTCCGCGCGTCATGTCCTCCGAGGCCTCCACTACCAAGCTGGAGCCGCAGCACAGGGGAAGCTCGTCTGGGTGACTTCTGGTACTGTCTTCGATGTTCTGGTTGATCTCCGGCAAAGCTCGCCGACTTTCGGCTTTTGGGACGGCTACAGGCTCACGGCAGAAGTTCACGAGCGTCTCTGGGTTCCTCCTGGATGCGCTCATGGATTCCTAGTGGTGAGTGAAATCGCCGACTTCCACTACAAGGTCTCCTCACCCTACTCTCCATCTGACGAACGCTCCCTCCGTTGGGATGATCCAACGCTCTCCATCACATGGCCGCTTGATATCGGCATCTCACCACTCGTATCACAGAAGGACGCCATCGCGGCTTCCTTTGAGGACTGTGAGAAATACGATTAGGATCAGCTTGGAACTGAGGCCTTTTTTTCTAAGTACCAAAAGCGCCCAAGGCCTAAATCCCTAAAGTCTCACTTTTCATGACTTCAAACCTAGCCTACCAGTGGCGTCTCTTTACTACGCTGACTTGGACAAACTTCAAGATGCGCTACTACGGCAGCATCTTGGGCTACGTCTGGTCTCTTCTGAAGCCGCTTGCAATGTTCGGCGTTCTCTACATCGTCTTCACGGTGGTGATGAAGCAGTCGGCCCCTCACTACAAACTCTTCCTTCTGCTTGGAATCATCATCTGGGACTTCTTCGTACAAGGAACCATGGCTGGAATGAATGGCTTCATCGGCAACTATCAGATGATTAGAAAGGTCTATCTTCCTCGGATCATTCTTGTCATGGCAGCTGTCTCCGGTGCCTTTATCGGTTTTTTCTTCAACCTGATCGTTTTTCTGGTCTTTGCACTCCTTGATGGGGTCGACTGGTCGCTTCGGATGCTTTGGTTCATCCCCCTTGTTATCGCCCTCTACCTTCTGGTCATGGGGATAGGCCTTATCCTCAGTATCGTGGTGGTGAAGGTGCGCGATACCCTGAGTCTGTGGGAAGTGGTGACCCAGTTGGGGTTCTGGTTCACCCCAGTGATGTATCCCATGAGCAATGTGCCTGAGAAATACCGTTTCTTTGAATTTCTGAATCCCATGAGCGGTATTCTGGAGTATTCCCGCTATGTCCTGATTGGACTCGGCGGGCTGAGCAAGCTCGGATACTGCTATGTGCTTGGAGTTAGCCTGCTCGTCTTTTTCTTGGGAATTGCTGTCTTTAAATGGAAAGAAGGCGAGATGGTAGAGGATCTCTAGTCGCGAAGCGACTAGAAGAGGTATTTAGGAGTTCGCTTTTAGGAATTAGGATGAGAGATTACAAAATACTCAAGGTATCGGAACTTGCATCGATGAATAAACGGAATACAATTTATGTATCGATATGAATACCGTAACCGTTTCTCCAAAGTTTCAAGTAGTGATTCCCCGTCAGATCCGCAAGCGGATGGGCTTGGAGCCTGGGATGCGACTGCATGTTTTCAACCATGACGACCGCGTGGAGTTCATTCCTGTGCGCTCGCCCAAGTCCATGAGAGGATTCCTAAAGGGTATGGATACAACCATTGAGAGAGAGGAAGATCGCCTGTGAATGTGGTCGATTCCTCTGCTTGGCTGGAATATCTGGCGGGCACAGATCGAGCTGCACTTTTCGCCGAGGCAATTGAGGATACTGATAGACTCATTGTTCCTGTAATATCGATCTACGAAGTCTACAAAAAAGTTCTCAGAGACAAAGGTGAGGATATGGCCGCGCAAGTATTTGGTGTGATGAGTTTGGGGAGG
It encodes the following:
- a CDS encoding PIN domain-containing protein yields the protein MSYSIDTNILLYASDQESVHHQKAKQFMESRGDDPDLLCLTWGILMGYQRIATHPSIFRNPLSAQQAWENVESLLSLPRCRVTGEQEGFAGEYAQLSNLVGVKGNLVPDAHLAVILKQHGVLRIYTADSDFRKFDFMEVINPLSGN
- the rfbC gene encoding dTDP-4-dehydrorhamnose 3,5-epimerase; translation: MIKFPTKIHDAFLLKPKVFGDARGFFLESWNRDTFRDLGIDADFVQDNHSRSARHVLRGLHYQAGAAAQGKLVWVTSGTVFDVLVDLRQSSPTFGFWDGYRLTAEVHERLWVPPGCAHGFLVVSEIADFHYKVSSPYSPSDERSLRWDDPTLSITWPLDIGISPLVSQKDAIAASFEDCEKYD
- a CDS encoding ABC transporter permease, giving the protein MTSNLAYQWRLFTTLTWTNFKMRYYGSILGYVWSLLKPLAMFGVLYIVFTVVMKQSAPHYKLFLLLGIIIWDFFVQGTMAGMNGFIGNYQMIRKVYLPRIILVMAAVSGAFIGFFFNLIVFLVFALLDGVDWSLRMLWFIPLVIALYLLVMGIGLILSIVVVKVRDTLSLWEVVTQLGFWFTPVMYPMSNVPEKYRFFEFLNPMSGILEYSRYVLIGLGGLSKLGYCYVLGVSLLVFFLGIAVFKWKEGEMVEDL
- a CDS encoding AbrB/MazE/SpoVT family DNA-binding domain-containing protein, which translates into the protein MNTVTVSPKFQVVIPRQIRKRMGLEPGMRLHVFNHDDRVEFIPVRSPKSMRGFLKGMDTTIEREEDRL
- a CDS encoding type II toxin-antitoxin system VapC family toxin, with translation MNVVDSSAWLEYLAGTDRAALFAEAIEDTDRLIVPVISIYEVYKKVLRDKGEDMAAQVFGVMSLGRVIELDATLALESAGLPFPLADSIIYATALRHEALLWTQDAHFEGVNGVRYFRK